In Candidatus Nanopelagicales bacterium, the following proteins share a genomic window:
- a CDS encoding DUF1048 domain-containing protein encodes MNHGPIGAWKKMRQDKRDWRQHTARVRQLPPDYRIVMEEIEKFMWNFAADGSMVATLDGILDLMEEGATTGRPVLEVTGEDVAGFAQNVLAETQAKTWTGKKADQLNARIHAKLDQAQS; translated from the coding sequence ATGAACCACGGTCCAATCGGGGCATGGAAGAAGATGCGCCAAGACAAGCGTGACTGGCGTCAGCACACTGCCCGTGTCAGGCAACTGCCGCCGGACTATCGGATAGTCATGGAGGAGATCGAGAAGTTCATGTGGAACTTCGCCGCAGACGGGTCAATGGTCGCCACGCTCGACGGCATCTTGGACCTGATGGAGGAAGGAGCCACCACCGGGCGGCCCGTCCTGGAGGTCACCGGCGAGGACGTGGCCGGATTCGCCCAAAACGTGTTGGCCGAGACGCAGGCAAAGACGTGGACGGGGAAGAAGGCCGACCAACTGAACGCCCGCATCCACGCCAAGCTCGACCAGGCCCAGTCGTGA